In the Eremothecium cymbalariae DBVPG#7215 chromosome 7, complete sequence genome, one interval contains:
- the RSM7 gene encoding mitochondrial 37S ribosomal protein uS7m (similar to Ashbya gossypii ABR148W): MFGLRRSVKTISPAVSCALRVGVVRNAVGSGGMMLLRMQSTTSNEVPANKDSKSEQYNGHMTEKQVDEWLQAIDSLEAEFSSQSILSDVSLTPDGKGRMNLLEEAMKSKKTFEPTKEQIEEWEALKKVPIPRKADDVLEHVTNMIMRHGKKEKARKIMSRALYLLFCATRKDPVEVLKQALDDLAPLMVVKTFKTGVAKAAVIPVPLNQKQRYRIAWTWIVEASKKKSSSDFAVRLGEELIAVHKGISSGFDKRDSLHKTAIAHRAYIKLR; encoded by the coding sequence ATGTTTGGACTTAGGAGATCAGTTAAGACAATAAGCCCTGCCGTTTCATGTGCTTTGAGGGTGGGTGTTGTTAGGAATGCTGTTGGAAGTGGAGGTATGATGCTGTTGAGGATGCAATCTACGACATCCAATGAGGTTCCCGCAAATAAAGATAGCAAGAGTGAACAGTATAATGGGCACATGACGGAAAAACAAGTTGATGAATGGCTCCAAGCGATTGATAGTTTAGAGGCGGAGTTCAGCAGTCAGTCGATTTTATCGGATGTTTCGCTTACGCCAGATGGGAAGGGCAGAATGAACTTGTTAGAGGAGGCTATGAAGTCCAAGAAAACCTTTGAGCCTACGAAGGAGCAAATTGAAGAATGGGAAGCTCTTAAGAAAGTTCCGATCCCACGTAAGGCAGATGATGTGTTGGAACATGTTACGAATATGATAATGAGACATGGTAAGAAGGAGAAAGCACGCAAAATTATGTCGCGGGCATTATATCTGTTGTTTTGCGCTACTAGGAAGGACCCGGTAGAAGTTTTGAAGCAAGCTTTAGATGATCTAGCTCCCTTGATGGTAGTAAAGACATTTAAAACTGGTGTCGCAAAGGCAGCTGTGATTCCCGTTCCATTGAACCAAAAGCAAAGATATAGAATCGCATGGACGTGGATAGTAGAGGCTTCTAAAAAGAAATCGTCTTCGGACTTTGCGGTCAGACTAGGTGAAGAGTTGATAGCTGTTCACAAGGGGATCAGTAGTGGTTTCGATAAGAGAGACAGCTTGCATAAGACTGCCATCGCTCATAGAGCCTACATCAAATTGAGGTGA